From Synechococcus sp. A10-1-5-1, a single genomic window includes:
- a CDS encoding serine hydrolase — protein sequence MAFYCPDGEMEQALAAAIRSLEQDGRPGLSEQLSVTWICYGLSLRNGSAAEGKGTHWRGEEARYPASVVKLLYLLAAEAWLQRELIEDSPELRRALADMIRDSSNDATGFVVDLLTGTCSGPELPAGPLEQWSQQRQLINRWFDELGWPEWPGNNACQKTWGDGPYGRERQSYGPQLENRNRLSSNLTARVLQAVMAQELLSPAACGRMQELLARSLDQGERAADPENQVDGFLGGGLPEGARLWSKAGWMSQARHDAAYIEVEGKASALVVVLSEGPERAQDETLLPELCRRLLEL from the coding sequence ATGGCGTTCTACTGCCCTGATGGGGAGATGGAGCAAGCACTGGCTGCGGCGATCAGGAGCCTGGAACAGGACGGCCGGCCGGGACTCAGCGAGCAGCTCTCGGTCACCTGGATTTGCTACGGGCTATCCCTGCGCAACGGCTCCGCTGCAGAGGGCAAGGGCACCCACTGGCGCGGGGAGGAAGCCCGCTATCCAGCCAGTGTGGTGAAACTCCTCTATCTCCTGGCTGCCGAGGCCTGGCTGCAACGGGAGCTCATCGAGGACAGCCCCGAGCTGCGCCGGGCCCTGGCCGACATGATCCGGGACTCCAGCAACGACGCCACCGGTTTTGTGGTGGACCTGCTGACGGGTACCTGCAGCGGCCCGGAACTGCCGGCTGGGCCCCTCGAGCAGTGGAGCCAGCAGCGCCAACTGATCAACCGCTGGTTTGATGAGCTGGGTTGGCCCGAATGGCCGGGCAACAACGCCTGCCAGAAGACCTGGGGGGATGGCCCCTATGGACGGGAGCGCCAGTCCTATGGGCCCCAGCTGGAGAACCGCAACCGCCTAAGCAGCAACCTGACGGCACGGGTTCTGCAGGCGGTCATGGCCCAAGAACTGCTGTCACCGGCGGCATGCGGCCGCATGCAAGAGCTGCTGGCCCGGAGCCTGGATCAGGGGGAGCGAGCTGCGGACCCCGAGAACCAGGTGGATGGATTTCTGGGCGGGGGCCTGCCCGAAGGCGCCCGGCTCTGGAGCAAGGCCGGCTGGATGAGCCAGGCCCGCCACGACGCCGCCTACATCGAGGTCGAGGGGAAGGCTTCGGCGCTGGTGGTGGTGCTCAGCGAAGGTCCCGAGCGGGCCCAGGACGAGACGTTGCTGCCGGAACTCTGCCGGCGCCTGCTCGAGCTCTAG